Sequence from the Burkholderia cepacia genome:
GCGCATGGGAACTCACCGCGCGGCTCGTCGCCAACGACCTGCTCGTGCCGACCTTCGGCGCGACGTTCGTCGCATTCGTGCAGGGCATCGCGTCGGGCGAGCTGCTCGTGAAGACCGGCATCTCGCTGTCGGTGCTGCTGCGCGGCTATGCGCTCGGCGTGGTGCTCGCGTTCGCGCTGACGTCGGTTGCCGTGTCGACGCGCATCGGCCGCGACCTGCTGTCGATGCTGACGTCGATGTTCAACCCGCTGCCGTCGATCGCGCTGCTGCCGATCGCGTTGCTGTGGTTCGGCCTCGGCACCGGCAGCCTGCTGTTCGTGCTCGTGCACGCGGTGCTGTGGCCGCTCGCGCTGAACATGTACACGGGTTTTCTCGGCGTGCCCGCGACGCTGCGGATGGCCGGCCGCAACTACGGACTCACGGGGCTGAAGCAGGTCGCGCTGATCCTCGTGCCGGCCGCGCTGCCGTCGATTCTCGCGGGATTGCGCGTCGGCTGGGCGTTCGCGTGGCGCACGCTGATCGCCGCGGAACTCGTGTTCGGCGCGAGCGCGGGGCAGGGCGGGCTCGGCTGGTACATCTTCCAGAATCGCAACGAGCTGTATACGGACCGCGTGTTCGCGGGGCTCGCGGCGGTGATCGTGATCGGGTTGCTCGTCGAGCATCTCGTGTTCGATACGCTCGAGCGGCTGACGGTGCGGCGGTGGGGTGTGCAGCACTGAAGCAGCGGCATGGTCGGCCGCACCTCCCATACGCATGGGAATGCGGTCGCCGTGGCGGCCTCGAACGGCTCGCGCCCCAATATCACATAACGAAATTCAGCCCCGACAGGGGCTGCCTCATGTCAGAGGACGATCGAAAATCGCGGTCGGGCAGCTTGCCGCAGATCGTCTCCGTTCCTGCCGACGATAGCCGGAATTTCCCGGCATGCCTTGTGCGGCAAGGCTCCCATGCAAGCAGCCGGATTTCGCGCGCAAAGGCCGATTCGGTTGGTTCCCCCTTGCAGCCACGATTTCCGATGCCTCGTCTTTCAACTCTTATATAAGACATAAGACATTTGACGTTGCGGGATATTGCGATTAGAATCGCGATCGTCAAAGCAGTGCCTGGAACAGCCCGGAGTGCCGGCAAGGCCTTCCCCTCAAACGCAATATCAGCAGGTCTCCCCATGCTTGAAAACTTTCGTGCTCACGTGGCCGCCCGCGCCGCGCTCGGTATTCCTCCCCTGCCGCTGACGGCTCAGCAGACCGCCGAACTGGTCGAACTGCTGACCAACCCGCCCGCCGGCGAAGAGCAGACGCTCGTCGACCTGATCACCCATCGCGTGCCCGCCGGCGTCGACGAAGCCGCGCGCGTGAAGGCCGGCTTCCTGGCCGCCGTGGCCAAGGGCGAGACCGCCTGCCCGCTGATCTCGCGCGAACGCGCCACCGAACTGCTCGGCACGATGCTGGGCGGCTACAACATCCAGCCGCTGATCGAGCTGCTGTCCGACGAGGCAGTCGCTGCCGTCGCCGCTGACGCACTGAAGAAAACCCTGCTGATGTTCGACCAGTTCCACGACGTCAAGGAACTCGCCGACAAGGGCAACGTGCACGCGAAGGCCGTGCTGCAAAGCTGGGCCGACGCCGAATGGTTCACGAGCCGTCCGGAAGTGCCGCAAAGCCTGACCATCACCGTGTTCAAGGTGACGGGCGAAACCAACACCGACGACCTGTCGCCGGCCCCGGACGCCACCACCCGCCCGGACATCCCGATGCACGCGCTGGCGATGCTGAAGAACGCACGCCCGGGCATCACGCCGGAAGAAGACGGCAAGCGCGGCCCGGTCAAGTTCATCGAATCGCTGAAGGAAAAGGGTCACCTAGTCGCCTACGTCGGCGACGTGGTCGGCACCGGCTCCTCGCGCAAGTCGGCCACCAACTCGGTGCTGTGGTTCACCGGCGAAGACATCCCGTTCGTGCCGAACAAGCGCTTCGGCGGCGTGTGCCTCGGCGGCAAGATCGCCCCGATCTTCTACAACACGATGGAAGACGCCGGCGCACTGCCGATCGAGCTCGACGTGTCGCAGATGGAAATGGGCGACGTGGTCGAACTGCGCCCGTACGAAGGCAAGGCGCTGAAGGACGGCAAGGTCATCGCCGAATTCCAGGTCAAGTCCGACGTGCTGTTCGACGAAGTGCGCGCCGGCGGCCGCATTCCGCTGATCATCGGCCGCGGCCTGACCGCGAAGGCGCGTGAAGCGCTGGGCCTCGCGCCGTCGACGCTGTTCCGCCTGCCGCACCAGCCGGCTGACAGCGGCAAGGGTTTCTCGCTCGCGCAGAAGATGGTCGGCCGCGCGTGCGGTCTGCCGGAAGGCCAGGGCGTGCGCCCGGGCACGTACTGCGAACCGAAGATGACCTCGGTCGGCTCGCAGGACACCACGGGCCCGATGACCCGCGACGAACTGAAGGATCTCGCGTGCCTCGGCTTCTCGGCCGACCTCGTGATGCAGTCGTTCTGCCACACCGCCGCGTATCCGAAACCGGTCGACGTGAAGACGCACCAGACGCTGCCGAACTTCATCAGCACGCGCGGCGGCATCGCGCTGCGCCCGGGCGACGGCGTGATCCACTCGTGGCTGAACCGCATGCTGCTGCCCGACACCGTCGGCACCGGCGGCGATTCGCACACGCGTTTCCCGATCGGCATCAGCTTCCCGGCAGGTTCGGGCCTGGTCGCGTTCGCGGCCGCCACCGGCACGATGCCGCTGGACATGCCGGAATCGGTGCTGGTCCGCTTCAAGGGCAAGATGCAGCCGGGCGTCACGCTGCGCGACCTCGTGAACGCGATCCCGCTGTACGCGATCAAGCAAGGCATGCTGACGGTCGCCAAGCAAGGCAAGAAGAACATCTTCTCGGGCCGCATCCTCGAAATCGAAGGCCTGCCCGACCTGAAGGTCGAGCAAGCGTTCGAGCTGTCGGATGCGTCCGCCGAGCGTTCGGCCGCCGGTTGCTCGGTGCGCCTGAACAAGGAGCCGATCATCGAATACCTGAACAGCAACATCACGCTGCTGAAGTGGATGATCGCGCAGGGCTACCAGGATCCGCGCAGCCTGCAGCGCCGGATCGCGGCGATGGAACAGTGGCTGGCCGACCCGCAACTGCTGTCGCCGGATGCCGACGCCGAGTATGCGGCCGTCATCGAGATCGACCTCGCCGACATCCACGAGCCGATCGTCGCGTGCCCGAACGACCCGGACGACGTGAAGACGCTGTCGGACGTCGCCGGCGCGAAGATCGACGAGGTGTTCATCGGCTCGTGCATGACCAACATCGGTCACTTCCGTGCCGCGTCGAAGCTGCTGGAAGGCAAGCGCGACATCCCGGTCAAGCTGTGGGTCGCGCCGCCGACCAAGATGGACCAGAAGCAGCTGACGGAAGAAGGCCACTACGGCGTGTTCGGCACGGCCGGTGCGCGTACCGAAATGCCGGGCTGCTCGCTGTGCATGGGTAACCAGGCTCAGGTGCGCGAAGGCGCGACGGTCATGTCGACGTCGACCCGCAACTTCCCGAACCGTCTGGGCAAGAACACGAACGTGTATCTCGGCTCGGCGGAACTGGCCGCGATCTGCTCGCGTCTGGGCAAGATCCCGACCAAGGAAGAGTACATGGCCGACATGGGCGTGCTCAGCGCGAACGGCGACAAGATCTACAAGTACATGAACTTCGACCAGATCGAAGACTTCAAGGAAGTCGCCGACACCGTGCAGATGTAAGCGTGCTGTCGGGCTACGGCGTGTGGTTCGCGTCGTAGCGCCACGCAATGGCGCCGCAGGCGGAATGCTTGCGGCGCCGTTTTTTTGGGTTCTTCACGGATTAGCGTGAAGGCGCGCCCAAAAGGAAAGCGGTGTCCGAAGGAATAGACTGGTTATCGCGACCGCTGCAGGGAAGCCGGCTACAAGGCGTTAACAGCAGTGCGACTTGAAACTCAAATCAATTGCCGGATGACCTTCGGCGATCGTCCTTGGGGTGCGCTGTGGAATGCCGTGGGCATTGACCATAGCCACGGAGAACGAAAAAGCACCGTCGCCGGTGCTTTCCGGGTACGACATCAGTCGTAATGGTACCGACACTGCATCACGTAGATGATGCTGTCCTGGACGATGTACACGAGGCGATCAGCTTTCGTGATGCGACGTGACCAGAAACCGGTCAGGTCGCCTTTCAAGGGCTCCGGCTTGCCAGTGCCCTTGAAAGGATCTCGGGAGATCTCCTCAATCAGGCCGTTGATCTCGGCGACGATTGCGAGGTTTTTTTCCTGCCAGTACAGGTAATCGTCCCAAGCGTTCGTCGACCATGCAACCTTGCAGTTACTTACCGCTGCGGCCTTGTTTTTCGCCTTCTTTTTCTGTGTCATGTGTCAGCAATTCCTTTACAGAGGTCTTGCCGGCCTTGAATTCAGCAATGGATTGGCGCAGTCGGTCAGCGTTCGTCGGGGTGCCCAACAGATGCAGTGTCTCCTGCAGGCTGTTGTAGTCCTCCAGCGAAATCATGACGACATGTTCCCCGCGCTGACGGGTGATTATCGTCGGTTCGTGATCCTTGCACACCGCGTCCAGAGCCTGCTTGAAGCCGGCTCGCGCCTCACTAAAAGTCAGGATGTTCATATCGAGCTTTCTCGCTTGCCTGCTACCCGGCTCCGGGCGCAAGCGTCTACGTTCACGCTCCCGCCCGAGAAGGCAAGAGCGGCGTGTTCGCCGTCCCGAGTTTGATGGGGACGGCATCCAGTGAAGGCGTTATGCGCCATATCGCTTCCGCATTCCTATAGTCCAAGGATCGACCCTGACAAAGGGGGCGAATGCTTCGCTATTGTACATAGTTTTGTACCATTCTGCCATCCATCCCTGTCGCGATGGACGAGCTTGGTCTTCGACGTATCCAAGTCGAGTTCTTATCTGTCGTTCACGCTATTTCGTGACGGACCAATAAAAAAGCGCGCGACACCCCGAGGCATCGCGCGCCTTGTGTTTCACACCGGCACCCCCGCGAACGGACGCACCGGCTTTCCCGTCAGAATCCGCCGAACCCCGGCCCGCCGGCCCCTGCTTCCGGTGCGCCGCCCACCGGCCCCGCCTCCTTCGGTGCCTCATGCACGGTCGCATCGGTCGTCAGCAGCAACCCGGCCACCGACGCCGCGTTCTGCAGCGCCGTACGCGTGACCTTGGTCGGATCGAGCACGCCCGACTCGACGAGGTCGCCGTATTCGCCCGTCTGCGCGTTGTACCCGAAGTTGCCCGAGCCTTCGGCCACCTTCGCGACGACGACGCTCGCTTCCTCGCCCGCGTTCGTGACGATCTGGCGCAGCGGTTCCTCGAGTGCGCGCAGCACGATCTTGATGCCCGCGTTCTGGTCGGCGTTCACGCCCTGCAGTTCGCGGATCGCCTGCCGCACGCGGATCAGCGCGACGCCGCCGCCCGGCACGATGCCTTCCTCGACGGCCGCGCGCGTGGCGTGCAGCGCGTCGTCGACGCGGTCCTTCTTTTCCTTCACCTCGATCTCGGTGGCGCCGCCGACCTTGATGACCGCCACGCCGCCAGCGAGCTTCGCGACGCGTTCCTGCAGTTTCTCGCGGTCGTAGTCCGACGTCGCTTCCTCGATCTGCACGCGGATCTGCTTCACGCGCGCCTCGATGTTCTTCGCATCGCCGGCGCCGTCGATCACCGTCGTGTTTTCCTTGCCGACCTCGATGCGCTTCGCCTGGCCGAGTTCCGCCAGCGTCGCCTTCTCGAGCGTCAGGCCCGTTTCCTCGGCGATCACCTGCCCGCCGGTCAGGATCGCGATGTCTTCGAGCAGCGCCTTGCGGCGGTCGCCGAAGCCCGGCGCCTTCACGGCCACCGTCTTCAGGATGCCGCGGATGTTGTTGACGACCAGCGTCGCGAGCGCTTCGCCTTCGACGTCTTCCGCGATGATCAGCAGCGGCCGGCCCGATTTCGCGACCTGTTCGAGCACCGGCAGCAGGTCGCGGATGTTCGAGATCTTCTTGTCGTGCAGCAGGATGTACGGGCTTTCGATCTCGGCGATCTGCTTGTCGGGATTGTTGATGAAATACGGCGACAGGTAGCCGCGATCGAACTGCAGCCCTTCGACGACATCGAGCTCGTCCGCGAGCGACTTGCCGTCCTCGACGGTGATCACGCCTTCCTTGCCGACGCGGTCGATCGCTTCCGCGATGCGCTGGCCGATCGACTCCTCGCCGTTCGCGGAGATCGTCGCGACCTGCGCGATTTCCTTGCTCGTGGTGGTCGGGCGGCTGATCTTCTTCAGCTCGTCGACGGCCGCCGCGACCGCCTTGTCGATGCCGCGCTTCAGGTCGAGCGGATTGAGCCCGGCCGCGACGTACTTCTGGCCTTCGCGGACGATCGCCTGCGCGAGCACGGTGGCCGTCGTGGTGCCGTCGCCGGCCGCATCGCTGGTGCGCGACGCGACTTCCTTCACGAGCTGCGCGCCGATGTTCTGCAGCTTGTCCGCGAGTTCGATTTCCTTCGCGACCGACACGCCGTCCTTCGTGACGACCGGCGCGCCGAAGCTGCGTTCGAGCACGACGTTGCGGCCCTTCGGCCCGAGCGTGACCTTCACCGCGTTCGCGAGAATGTTCACGCCTTCGGTCAGCTTCGCACGTGCAACGTCGCTGAAAATGATTTCCTTCGCTGCCATGATTGCGCTCCGTTATTGATTGACGACTGCGACGATGTCTTCCTCGCGCAGCACGAGGAACTCATTGCCGTCCACCTTGACGGCCTGGCCCGCGTACTTGCCGAACAGCACGCGCTCGCCGACCTGCAGGTCGGGCACGATGCGCTGGCCGTCCGCATCCTTGCGGCCGGGGCCGACGGCAATCACTTCACCCTGGTCGGGTTTTTCCGCGGCGCTGTCGGGGATCACGATGCCCGAAGCGGTGGTGGTTTCCTGGTCGAGTCGCTTCACGATCACGCGGTCGTGCAAGGGGCGTAGGCTCATTGGTTCGTCCTGTCGGAATGTGTGATTGGCACTCTGCATCGGAGAGTGCTGACGAGTATAAAAATGCGCGCCGGCGCGATCCAATAACGGATTGCGAAATGCATTTGCGCGGGCGTGAATTGGGGCGCGCGGCGAGCGGGAGCGGCGCGCGGCGGCGAGCCGACAAGCGCAGATGAAAACCAGATAGAAGCGCGCCGCGTCAGATCAGCAGCGTCAGGGTGCGGAACAACGCGAGGTCTTCCTTGCGTGCCGATCGCGCATGGCGGCGGATCACGTGCAGCAGGCAGTCGATGAAGCAGCGCGCCGCGTCGCTCAACGTGCTGCTGCGCCGCGTGACGATCCCGAGGTCGCGCGGCTCGAACGTCTCCTTCAGCTGCAACGCGCGCATCCGTTCGCCGAACGGCGGCACGCCGGCGAGGATCGTCGGGCACCACGTGCACATGTCGGCCTGTTCGAGCATCGTCTGCAGCATCGCCACCGACTGCGCACGGACGATGCGCCGTTCGTCGATGTCGGCACCGTGGCGCGTGAACAGGTAGTCGACGAGCGCGGCCTGCCCGTCGGCCGGGAAATTCAGCACCCAGTCGTTATCGAGCAGGTCGTGGATCGAGCGCGCGCGTTCGAGCGGATGGCCGGCGCGCACCATCACCGACGTCTCGTAGCGCAGCATCGGCTCGAACGCGAATTCCTGCGTGCCGCCCGGTTGCACGTGCCCGAGCGCGAAATCCATGCTGCCGTCGCGCAGCAGCGGCTGCGCGACGGCCATCAGCGCTTCGTAGAGCTCGAGGCGCACGTCGGGCATCCGCTCGCGAAAGCGCAGCACCGTTTCCGCGAGGAACGTCATCGTGAGCCACGGCGTCACGCCGATGCTCAGCCGGCCCTCGATGCGGCCGCGCATGCGTTCGAGATCGCTCTGTGCGTGTTCGAGCTGCTTCAGCACGAGCTTCGCGTGCGTGAGCAGTGTCTTGCCGTAGTCGGTGAAGCCGATCCCCTCCGGCGCGCGCACGAGCAGCGGCAGGCGCTCGCCGGCCTCCAGTTCGCGCAGCGCGCGCGTGACGGCCGCCTGCGACAACCCGAGCGTGCGCGCCGCGCCGCGGATGCTCCCGGCCTCCGCGCTCGCGACGAGCGCCTGAAGCTGATGCAGCTTGATCGTACCCATGGTGCGATACCCAACAACGAAAGGTTGTCATCATAACGAAACCGCGGCTGTTCGCCGGGATTTTCGCTGCCTACGATGCGGCCAACGATCGGCCATCCGGCGATCGTCGGCGATACGGAACCGGGGAGCGGGAAATTGGATTCGACACGCATTCCGCCCGAAATGGCGGCAATCGAAGCGGACATGATCGCGTTGCGCCGACGGCTGCACGCGCATCCGGAGCTCGGCTTCGAGGAACACGCGACGAGCGGCCTCGTGGCCGAGTACCTGACAACGTGGGGTTATCGGGTGACGCGCGGGCTCGGCGGCACGGGCGTGGTCGGCACGTTGACGCGAGGCGCCGGGAAGCGGCTCGGGCTGCGCGCGGACATGGACGCACTGCCGATCCGCGAGGCGACCGGGCTGCCGCATGCGAGCCGGTGCGACGGCGTGATGCATGCGTGCGGCCACGACGGCCATACGGCGATGCTGCTGGCGGCGGCGCGCTGCCTGGCGGAACGCGAACGGTTCCGCGGCACGCTGAACCTGATTTTCCAGCCGGCCGAGGAAGGGCTCGGCGGCGCGAAGCGGATGATCGACGACGGGCTGTTCGAGCAGTTTCCGTGCGACGCGGTGTTCGCGATGCACAACGTGCCGGGCCTGCCGGCCGGCGTGCTCGGCTTCTGCGACGGCCCGGCGATGGCATCGGCCGACGAGGTGCGCGTGCGCGTGACCGGGCGCGGCGGGCATGGCGCGGCGCCGCATACGACGATCGATCCGGTGGTCGTCTGCGCGTCGATCGTGATGGCGCTGCAGACCGTCGTGTCGCGCAACGTGAACCCGCAGGACCTGGCGATCGTGACGGCCGGCTCGATCCATGCGGGCACCGCGTCGAACGTGATCCCGCCGCACGCGGAGCTGGCGCTGAGCGTGCGCGCGCTGTCGCCGGACGTGCGCGCGCTGCTCGAACGGCGCATTCGCGAGATCGTGCACGGGCAGGCCGCGAGCTACGGCGCGACGGCCGAGATCGACTACCGGCACGACTATCCGGTGCTCGTCAATCACCCGGCCGAAACCGCCTTCGCGCGCGACGTCGCCCGCGAATGGGGCGGCGATGGCGCGCTGATCGAACAGATGCAGCCGATCGCGGCGAGCGAGGATTTCGCGTTCATGCTCGAAGCCTGCCCGGGCAGCTACCTGTCGATCGGCAACGGCGACGGCGCGGCCGGCTGCGGGCTGCACCACCCCGGCTACGACTTCAACGACGCGTGCCTGGCCACCGGCGCGAGCTACTGGATTGCGCTGGCGGAGCGGTTTCTCGGCTGACGCGGCACGGCGATTCCGGTTCATACGTTCAGGTACACACAAGGAGACAGGCAATGAAGAAGTGGATGGCGGCAGTTGCGATGACGCTCGCGGCGGGCGCGGCGCACGCAGGCGGCGACTGGGCGGGCAAGGAGATCCGCCTCGGGGTCGATCCGACCTATCCGCCGCTCGAATACAAGCAGCCCGACGGCACGCTGACGGGTTTCGGGATCGACATCACCAACGCGTTGTGCGCGGAGCTGCATGCGCGCTGCGTGTGGGTCGAGTCGAGCTTCGACGGGATGATCCCGGGGCTGCTCGCGCGCAAGTTCGACGTGATCGCGTCGTCGATGACGATCACGCCGAAGCGGATGCAGCAGATCGCGTTCACGAACCGGATCTCGAACGCGCCGGCGCGGCTGATCGCGCGCAGGGGCTCGCCGCTGCTGCCGACGGCCGACGCGCTGAAGGGCAAGCGCGTGGGCGTCGAGCAGGGCTCCGCGCAGGCCGACTACGCGATCGCGAACTGGCAGCCGGCCGGCGTGCAGATCGTGTCGTACCAGAACCAGGACCAGGTGTACGCCGACCTCGTGACGGGGCGGCTCGACGCGGCGTTCCAGGCCTCGATCGCGGCCAGCGACGGCTTCCTGAAGAAGCCGCAGGGCAAGGATTTCGCGTTCGTCGGCGCGGCGATCGACGACGTGAAGTATTTCGGGCAGGGCGACGGGCTCGGGCTGCGCAAGCAGGACAACGACCTGCGCGACGCGTTCAATCGCGCGCTCGCGACGATCCTCGCGAACGGCACGTACCAGAAGATCAACCGGAAGTACTTCGATTTCGACATCTACGGCGCGAAGTAAGCCGCGCACGCCGGCGCCGAGCCGCCGAAGCGTCGACGCCGCCACGCGGCCCCGGCCATGCGCGTTACCGGGCGACCCGGATCACGACCTTGCCGAAGTGCTGCCCCGACTGCAGGTACGCGTACGCCTGCGGTGCTTCGTCGAAGCCGAACACGCGATCGACCACCGGCTTGATCTTGCGCGCGTCGACGAGCCCGGCCACCGCATCGAGCATCGCGCGGCTGCCGACCATGATCCCCTGCAGCCGCCGGATCCCGCCGATCAGCGACAGCAGCCCGAGTTCGGGGCCGCCGAAGCTGCTGAGGCCGCCGATCACCGATACGGTGCCGCCCATCTTCGTCGCGGCGACCGAGCGCGGCAGCGTATCCTTGCCGCCGACTTCGACGACCAGGTCCGCCCCCGCGCCGTCGGTGAGCCGCAGCACGTCGTGCTGCCATTCGGGCGCGGCGCGATAGTTGATGGTTGCGTCCGCACCGAGCGCGCGGGCACGTTCGAGCTTCGCGTCGCTCGACGACGTGACGATGGTGCGCAGCCCCGCGGCATGCGCGAGCTGCAGCGCGACGATCGACACACCGCCGGTGCCGAGCAGCACGACGGTGGCGCCCGGCCGCAGGCCGCCGTCGGCGAACAGCGCGTTCCAGGCGGTGATGCCCGCGCACGACAGCGTCGCCGCCTCGTCGTAGTCCAGATGCGCGGGAATCGCGACGAGCGCCGCTTCGTCGGACACGAAGTGTTCGGCCAGCACGCCGTCGAA
This genomic interval carries:
- a CDS encoding LysR substrate-binding domain-containing protein; protein product: MGTIKLHQLQALVASAEAGSIRGAARTLGLSQAAVTRALRELEAGERLPLLVRAPEGIGFTDYGKTLLTHAKLVLKQLEHAQSDLERMRGRIEGRLSIGVTPWLTMTFLAETVLRFRERMPDVRLELYEALMAVAQPLLRDGSMDFALGHVQPGGTQEFAFEPMLRYETSVMVRAGHPLERARSIHDLLDNDWVLNFPADGQAALVDYLFTRHGADIDERRIVRAQSVAMLQTMLEQADMCTWCPTILAGVPPFGERMRALQLKETFEPRDLGIVTRRSSTLSDAARCFIDCLLHVIRRHARSARKEDLALFRTLTLLI
- a CDS encoding ABC transporter permease, translated to MSTPHPTLPPLPPVRAEYELPLQAPLDVERAVPVPLARRVLDAGWFRRALIALVLIGAWELTARLVANDLLVPTFGATFVAFVQGIASGELLVKTGISLSVLLRGYALGVVLAFALTSVAVSTRIGRDLLSMLTSMFNPLPSIALLPIALLWFGLGTGSLLFVLVHAVLWPLALNMYTGFLGVPATLRMAGRNYGLTGLKQVALILVPAALPSILAGLRVGWAFAWRTLIAAELVFGASAGQGGLGWYIFQNRNELYTDRVFAGLAAVIVIGLLVEHLVFDTLERLTVRRWGVQH
- a CDS encoding M20 aminoacylase family protein; this translates as MDSTRIPPEMAAIEADMIALRRRLHAHPELGFEEHATSGLVAEYLTTWGYRVTRGLGGTGVVGTLTRGAGKRLGLRADMDALPIREATGLPHASRCDGVMHACGHDGHTAMLLAAARCLAERERFRGTLNLIFQPAEEGLGGAKRMIDDGLFEQFPCDAVFAMHNVPGLPAGVLGFCDGPAMASADEVRVRVTGRGGHGAAPHTTIDPVVVCASIVMALQTVVSRNVNPQDLAIVTAGSIHAGTASNVIPPHAELALSVRALSPDVRALLERRIREIVHGQAASYGATAEIDYRHDYPVLVNHPAETAFARDVAREWGGDGALIEQMQPIAASEDFAFMLEACPGSYLSIGNGDGAAGCGLHHPGYDFNDACLATGASYWIALAERFLG
- a CDS encoding type II toxin-antitoxin system Phd/YefM family antitoxin — translated: MNILTFSEARAGFKQALDAVCKDHEPTIITRQRGEHVVMISLEDYNSLQETLHLLGTPTNADRLRQSIAEFKAGKTSVKELLTHDTEKEGEKQGRSGK
- the groL gene encoding chaperonin GroEL (60 kDa chaperone family; promotes refolding of misfolded polypeptides especially under stressful conditions; forms two stacked rings of heptamers to form a barrel-shaped 14mer; ends can be capped by GroES; misfolded proteins enter the barrel where they are refolded when GroES binds) — its product is MAAKEIIFSDVARAKLTEGVNILANAVKVTLGPKGRNVVLERSFGAPVVTKDGVSVAKEIELADKLQNIGAQLVKEVASRTSDAAGDGTTTATVLAQAIVREGQKYVAAGLNPLDLKRGIDKAVAAAVDELKKISRPTTTSKEIAQVATISANGEESIGQRIAEAIDRVGKEGVITVEDGKSLADELDVVEGLQFDRGYLSPYFINNPDKQIAEIESPYILLHDKKISNIRDLLPVLEQVAKSGRPLLIIAEDVEGEALATLVVNNIRGILKTVAVKAPGFGDRRKALLEDIAILTGGQVIAEETGLTLEKATLAELGQAKRIEVGKENTTVIDGAGDAKNIEARVKQIRVQIEEATSDYDREKLQERVAKLAGGVAVIKVGGATEIEVKEKKDRVDDALHATRAAVEEGIVPGGGVALIRVRQAIRELQGVNADQNAGIKIVLRALEEPLRQIVTNAGEEASVVVAKVAEGSGNFGYNAQTGEYGDLVESGVLDPTKVTRTALQNAASVAGLLLTTDATVHEAPKEAGPVGGAPEAGAGGPGFGGF
- a CDS encoding zinc-dependent alcohol dehydrogenase family protein, which translates into the protein MHAWQVKPGTGIAGLQRIDAPRRPVGPNDVVVKIHSAGLNYRDLMFARGDYLGIGKEALIPVADGAGEVIETGRDVTRFKPGDRVINTYFPRWIDGPPTPQKTAGSPGAQFDGVLAEHFVSDEAALVAIPAHLDYDEAATLSCAGITAWNALFADGGLRPGATVVLLGTGGVSIVALQLAHAAGLRTIVTSSSDAKLERARALGADATINYRAAPEWQHDVLRLTDGAGADLVVEVGGKDTLPRSVAATKMGGTVSVIGGLSSFGGPELGLLSLIGGIRRLQGIMVGSRAMLDAVAGLVDARKIKPVVDRVFGFDEAPQAYAYLQSGQHFGKVVIRVAR
- a CDS encoding co-chaperone GroES, which translates into the protein MSLRPLHDRVIVKRLDQETTTASGIVIPDSAAEKPDQGEVIAVGPGRKDADGQRIVPDLQVGERVLFGKYAGQAVKVDGNEFLVLREEDIVAVVNQ
- a CDS encoding Txe/YoeB family addiction module toxin, with amino-acid sequence MTQKKKAKNKAAAVSNCKVAWSTNAWDDYLYWQEKNLAIVAEINGLIEEISRDPFKGTGKPEPLKGDLTGFWSRRITKADRLVYIVQDSIIYVMQCRYHYD
- a CDS encoding ABC transporter substrate-binding protein, producing the protein MKKWMAAVAMTLAAGAAHAGGDWAGKEIRLGVDPTYPPLEYKQPDGTLTGFGIDITNALCAELHARCVWVESSFDGMIPGLLARKFDVIASSMTITPKRMQQIAFTNRISNAPARLIARRGSPLLPTADALKGKRVGVEQGSAQADYAIANWQPAGVQIVSYQNQDQVYADLVTGRLDAAFQASIAASDGFLKKPQGKDFAFVGAAIDDVKYFGQGDGLGLRKQDNDLRDAFNRALATILANGTYQKINRKYFDFDIYGAK
- the acnB gene encoding bifunctional aconitate hydratase 2/2-methylisocitrate dehydratase, producing the protein MLENFRAHVAARAALGIPPLPLTAQQTAELVELLTNPPAGEEQTLVDLITHRVPAGVDEAARVKAGFLAAVAKGETACPLISRERATELLGTMLGGYNIQPLIELLSDEAVAAVAADALKKTLLMFDQFHDVKELADKGNVHAKAVLQSWADAEWFTSRPEVPQSLTITVFKVTGETNTDDLSPAPDATTRPDIPMHALAMLKNARPGITPEEDGKRGPVKFIESLKEKGHLVAYVGDVVGTGSSRKSATNSVLWFTGEDIPFVPNKRFGGVCLGGKIAPIFYNTMEDAGALPIELDVSQMEMGDVVELRPYEGKALKDGKVIAEFQVKSDVLFDEVRAGGRIPLIIGRGLTAKAREALGLAPSTLFRLPHQPADSGKGFSLAQKMVGRACGLPEGQGVRPGTYCEPKMTSVGSQDTTGPMTRDELKDLACLGFSADLVMQSFCHTAAYPKPVDVKTHQTLPNFISTRGGIALRPGDGVIHSWLNRMLLPDTVGTGGDSHTRFPIGISFPAGSGLVAFAAATGTMPLDMPESVLVRFKGKMQPGVTLRDLVNAIPLYAIKQGMLTVAKQGKKNIFSGRILEIEGLPDLKVEQAFELSDASAERSAAGCSVRLNKEPIIEYLNSNITLLKWMIAQGYQDPRSLQRRIAAMEQWLADPQLLSPDADAEYAAVIEIDLADIHEPIVACPNDPDDVKTLSDVAGAKIDEVFIGSCMTNIGHFRAASKLLEGKRDIPVKLWVAPPTKMDQKQLTEEGHYGVFGTAGARTEMPGCSLCMGNQAQVREGATVMSTSTRNFPNRLGKNTNVYLGSAELAAICSRLGKIPTKEEYMADMGVLSANGDKIYKYMNFDQIEDFKEVADTVQM